The DNA sequence CGCTGCCGGGCATGCATAATGGAATTGGCCGCAAGTCGTCCATTAGGTTGAGAATGCCGATGAGAACAGAGAAAAAGCTGAAGCTCGATAACAACAATTATAGAAGAAGCGGGGGGCCCACTAGAGGGGGTGTTAACCATGATAGCCAGAATTAAAGAATTGGAAACTTACGAGAGGGTTGTTTGGGGAATCTGTGGATCCTTTACCCTTTTGATACTGGTATTGATCTTGTTGAACGCATTAACAGCACACTAAGCCGAATGGGAGACCAGGGGCCTCACCAATCCTGAGAGGGTGGTGAGGCCCCTGCTGTTTGTGGCTATCAGTGGTCAGTGATCAGTGCTCAGTGGTCAGAAGAGAGAACTGATAACTGAAAACTTCCTTTTACGGGGCAGTGGATTTGTTCATTTGTGGTTTATACTCCTCCGTTTTATGCCTGCTGATCTCACCATCGACCATATAGATTACATCTTCGGCAATATTGGTAGCATGATCGGCTATCCGCTCCAGGTGGCGGGAGACCGAGAGAAGGTGAATCAGGGACTCCACTTCTTCAGGATGGCGATTGATGCCAGCCTGGACTTGGCTATACATCTCACGGTTGATGGCGTCCACCTCGTCGTCTGAGGCGCAGACCTCACGGGCCAGTTGAGAATCCATATTAACCAGGGCATCCAGGCTCTGCCTGAGCATTAATTGGGCTTTCTCAGCCATACCGGCAAGATCAAACGGGATATTCACCTTTGACTGTGCGGCTAAAAAGGTAGCCCGCTCGGCAATGTTAACGGCAAGGTCACCAATCCGTTCCAGGTCATTATTAATTTTCAGGACAGCCACAATAAACCGCAGGTCGATAGCTACCGGCTGATAGAGAGCGAGCACTTTCAGACATTCCTCTTCCACATCCACTTCAGTATGGTCGATTTTCAGGTCATTTTCGATCACGCTCACGGCCAGTTTTGTATTTCTCTGTTCGATGGACTTGACGGCTTTTTGAACGCTCTCCTCAACCAACGTGCTGAGGGATAATAGGTTACGTTTCAGCTTTTCGATTTCTCGCTGCAAATGTTGAGGCATATGACTTTCTTTTCCTCCTTATCCGAAAATGGTCGGCAGTATATCGCCTTGTCATTCCTCAGTAGTCAAAATATAGCATAATATATGCCAAAACTCCAGGGGGAGTAAATCTGACCGGCGTGCCCGACCTAAGCCGTGCTTTCATCTTCCTGCCGCCCTGTGAGGATACAAACTGGATAAGGCTCGGTAAGAATTTAATTGAGCGGAGAAAATTCACTTTTGGGTGCTCCGCAGACAGGGCATACCCATTCATCAGGCAGATCTTTAAAGGCTGTTCCGGGACCGATACCACCATCAGGGTCTCCATCAGCCGGGTCATAAATGTATCCACATACGTCACAGACATACTTTCCCATATGTTTTGACTCCCGTTCCTGACCGCTTGATCTTAAGGTCTTATCTTCTCGAATGATCTCATTGTCGAGCGGAAAAAGGTGATTGCTGCTTTTCGGCATAAATCACAAAAGAGCATGCAGAAAAATTTCTGCATGCTCATGTTCAGGATATGTACATGGCTACCAGTTCTCCGCCAGCACCTCAAAATACCCTTGAGGATGAGCGCAGGCCGGGCAGGAGTCTGGTGATTCCACTCCCCGATGAAGATAACCGCAATTGCGGCATCGCCAGACAATAGCTTCTTTCTTTTTAAAGACCGTACCTGCCTCGATATTGGCCAGGAGGCCAAGGTATCGCTTCTCGTGCTGTTTTTCAGCTACAGCAACAGCCTCGAATATTTTGGCAATGCTCGCAAGACCTTCATCCTGGGCTATCCTGGCAAATGATGGATACATCACCTCCCACTCATGATGCTCTCCCTGAGCAGCGGCTTTCAGAGCTTCGGCAGTTGTGCTGATGATGCCAGCCGGAAATGCGGCCTGAATTTCGACATCCCCTCCCTCAAGCAGTTTGAAGAAACGTTTGGCATGTTCCTTCTCCTGGTTGGCGGTTTCCTCGAATATATCCGCGATCTGGATATAGCCCTCTTTTCTGGCTTGGCTGGCAAAGTAGGTATAGCGGTTCCTGGCCTGTGATTCTCCGGCAAAGGCAGTCAAAATATTTCTTTCTGTTTTCAGACCCTTCAGACTCATCATTACTCCTCCTTGATTAAGGTGTGGTAGAAAGCTGGCAGAGAGATTAAAAAAGAGTATAATAATTTCAAACTATTTTCCTGTCAAGCAATTTCCAGACACTGATGCGGACCGCGTTTTTCCCCTTTACTCAAAGGGGAAAGAAGAGGGATTTCGGATTATGCCAGAGGACCTTGGGGAACAAGGTCCCTGACCCCAGGATTATCTATACGCTTAAAAAAGCGCAAGGAGGACGGACCCAAGGCCAGGGACCCTGTTAATACACGATAACCATCAGGTTTATTTCGATCCTCGACCCGCGCCCGCCAGGGCCAAGATGCTAACCCGCTATTGTGGAGCTCTGGAGCATGAAAGGTTAACCACAAGGAGTATCTCTTTTTAATTCGGCATAAAACCAGGAAAGAATCGGGAGTATCACTTTGAATTTTTTACTAACCGGCAATATTTACTAGTTTATATTTTATTGCTCAGGCACAAAGGCACAGC is a window from the bacterium genome containing:
- the phoU gene encoding phosphate signaling complex protein PhoU; amino-acid sequence: MPQHLQREIEKLKRNLLSLSTLVEESVQKAVKSIEQRNTKLAVSVIENDLKIDHTEVDVEEECLKVLALYQPVAIDLRFIVAVLKINNDLERIGDLAVNIAERATFLAAQSKVNIPFDLAGMAEKAQLMLRQSLDALVNMDSQLAREVCASDDEVDAINREMYSQVQAGINRHPEEVESLIHLLSVSRHLERIADHATNIAEDVIYMVDGEISRHKTEEYKPQMNKSTAP
- the rd gene encoding rubredoxin, translating into MGKYVCDVCGYIYDPADGDPDGGIGPGTAFKDLPDEWVCPVCGAPKSEFSPLN
- the rbr gene encoding rubrerythrin — protein: MMSLKGLKTERNILTAFAGESQARNRYTYFASQARKEGYIQIADIFEETANQEKEHAKRFFKLLEGGDVEIQAAFPAGIISTTAEALKAAAQGEHHEWEVMYPSFARIAQDEGLASIAKIFEAVAVAEKQHEKRYLGLLANIEAGTVFKKKEAIVWRCRNCGYLHRGVESPDSCPACAHPQGYFEVLAENW